A part of Numenius arquata chromosome 2, bNumArq3.hap1.1, whole genome shotgun sequence genomic DNA contains:
- the RNF146 gene encoding E3 ubiquitin-protein ligase RNF146, giving the protein MAGCGEIDHSINMLPANRKANESCATPAPSLAVPECAICLQTCVHPVSLPCKHVFCYLCVKGASWLGKRCALCRQEIPEDFLDKPTLLSPEELKAASRGNGEYAWYYEGRNGWWQYDERTSRELEDAFSKGKKSTEMLIAGFLYVADLENMVQYRRNEHGRRRKIKRDIIDIPKKGVAGLRLDCEAVTLARESSADGADSSPAPGATAGQAPATVPARPLPSPGAQLGSPSTPSPEASDSLENSFAHLQINGESVAERSHRGEGEEDQESSSSGRAAAPDTSLEETEWDGSSDGEEVPAPQQRPAPAPQRHWEASGGQSGADGAVAGVARSRRPDGQCTVTEV; this is encoded by the coding sequence ATGGCCGGCTGTGGGGAAATCGACCACTCCATCAACATGCTGCCCGCCAACCGCAAGGCCAACGAGTCCTGCGCCACCCCCGCCCCTTCCCTGGCCGTCCCCGAGTGTGCCATCTGCCTCCAGACCTGCGTCCACCCCGTCAGCCTGCCCTGCAAGCACGTCTTCTGCTACCTCTGCGTCAAGGGAGCCTCCTGGCTGGGGAAACGCTGCGCGCTCTGCCGCCAGGAGATCCCCGAGGATTTCCTCGACAAGCCGACCTTGCTGTCGCCCGAAGAACTGAAAGCGGCCAGCAGAGGCAACGGGGAATACGCCTGGTACTACGAAGGCAGGAACGGCTGGTGGCAGTACGACGAACGCACCAGCAGAGAGCTGGAAGATGCCTTTTCCAAGGGTAAAAAGAGCACCGAGATGCTCATCGCTGGGTTTTTATACGTAGCGGATCTCGAAAATATGGTTCAGTACAGGAGGAACGAGCACGGACGGCGCAGGAAAATAAAACGGGACATCATAGATATCCCAAAGAAGGGGGTGGCCGGGCTGAGGCTGGACTGTGAGGCCGTCACCCTGGCCCGAGAGAGCTCGGCTGACGGGGCGGACagcagcccggccccgggggccACCGCTGGCCAGGCCCCGGCCACCGTCCCCGCCAGGCCCCTGCCGTCACCGGGCGCTCAGCTGGGGAGCCCTTCCACGCCGTCCCCCGAGGCCAGCGACTCTCTGGAGAACTCTTTCGCCCACTTACAGATCAACGGAGAGAGCGTGGCCGAGAGGAGCCAccggggagagggagaagaagacCAGGAGTCGTCGTCCTCGGGCCGGGCGGCAGCCCCCGACACCTCGCTGGAGGAGACGGAGTGGGACGGCAGCAGCGACGGGGAGGAGGTGCCTGCCCCCCAGCagcgcccggcccccgccccgcagAGACACTGGGAGGCCAGCGGAGGCCAGTCGGGGGCGGACGGAGCGGTGGCCGGGGTGGCCAGGTCCAGAAGGCCGGACGGACAGTGCACGGTCACCGAGGTTTGA